The following proteins come from a genomic window of Macadamia integrifolia cultivar HAES 741 unplaced genomic scaffold, SCU_Mint_v3 scaffold2838, whole genome shotgun sequence:
- the LOC122067323 gene encoding probable carboxylesterase 15, translated as MVYQKKVIEEVACWLKLFNDGSVDRTWSGPPEAEFMAKPVPPHEEFIGGVAVRDLTLDTKSGLGVRLYMPERNPDDDEKLPIVVHFHGGGFCISQPEWYMYYHIYTRLVNSARVMCVSVKLRLAPEHRLPAACEDGHSVLQWLRAVALGKLSEPWLEANGDFKRVFLIGDSSGGNLVHDVAARAGAEDLAPVRVAGGIPIHPGFVRAERSKSELEKKSDSPFLTLEMVDKFLALALPIGSTKDHPLTCPMGPVAPPLANLKLPPFLVVLAENDLILDTEIEYCDAMKKAGKDVEVLVNHGVGHSFYLNKIAVEMDPHTAWETHRLIAAIDDFIQRH; from the coding sequence ATGGTCTATCAGAAGAAAGTGATAGAAGAGGTAGCCTGCTGGCTCAAGCTCTTCAACGACGGTTCAGTCGACCGCACCTGGTCAGGACCCCCTGAAGCCGAGTTCATGGCAAAACCTGTGCCACCCCATGAAGAATTCATTGGTGGAGTCGCTGTTCGTGACTTGACACTTGACACAAAATCCGGCCTCGGCGTACGCCTTTACATGCCCGAAAGAAATCCCGACGACGATGAGAAACTTCCCATCGTTGTCCATTTCCATGGTGGTGGCTTTTGTATAAGCCAACCCGAGTGGTACATGTACTACCATATATACACACGCCTAGTTAACTCAGCACGAGTCATgtgtgtctctgtcaagttgcGGCTAGCCCCCGAGCACCGTCTCCCCGCAGCTTGCGAGGATGGTCACTCCGTCCTCCAATGGCTTCGTGCCGTTGCTCTTGGCAAATTGTCTGAGCCATGGCTCGAAGCCAACGGAGATTTCAAGCGTGTCTTCCTCATTGGGGATAGCTCAGGGGGAAACCTTGTCCATGACGTGGCAGCCCGTGCCGGGGCTGAAGATTTAGCTCCTGTTCGAGTAGCCGGGGGAATACCAATTCACCCTGGGTTCGTCCGAGCTGAACGGAGCAAGTCCGAGTTAGAGAAAAAATCTGACTCACCTTTCCTTACACTAGAGATGGTTGATAAATTCTTGGCCTTGGCCTTGCCAATTGGCTCCACAAAGGATCATCCACTCACATGCCCGATGGGTCCCGTGGCTCCACCTCTTGCCAATCTGAAGCTGCCACCGTTTTTGGTTGTGCTGGCTGAGAATGACTTGATTTTGGACACCGAGATAGAGTACTGTGATGCAATGAAGAAGGCCGGGAAGGATGTAGAAGTGCTAGTTAACCATGGCGTTGGTCACTCGTTTTATCTCAATAAGATCGCCGTTGAAATGGACCCCCATACAGCTTGGGAGACCCACCGGCTTATTGCAGCAATCGACGATTTCATCCAAAGGCATTAG